CTAACTCCAGCCACCTATCCGCGCTGGCGCAAAGCAGGCAGGTTGACCCTCTGGCGGGATTCCACTCCCTGTCCGCGTGCGGGCACGCACAGGCAGACGGCGGTCCATGCCTCTACCGTCGCGTCCTGGTCCTTGTCCAGATCATCGGAGCCGGTTTTCCCGCTTGGCTCTATGTGGTAGGGGATCGCTGGACCGGGAGCTTTAAGGGGCTATTCAGCAGGAGCTGGCGTTGAAACACCGGTAACTGGTCGCCATCTGGAGCAATCTACATAGCAGATTCCCGGTATTCCGGCAGTTTGTCCTTTTGTCCTTGACTGGAATGGACCTGGAGCGTATACTTATGTCTGGTTTGGTTGGAATACATTGTCAATGATTCTGACAAATGACGAGAGGATTGAAATGGGGGGGTCCAGAAAGCTGGGTTGGCATCGACAATGTGACCGCCCACCTTGGGGTGGCCAAGGATCGGTTTATAGATGGGTTAGTGAACAAGGGCTCCCTGCTCACCGTGTGGGACGGCTCTTTCATTTAAAGCTATCCAAAATAGACGAATGGGTGCGCCAAGACAACGACCTGTCTGCGCCGCCTGCCTGTCGCCGAGCGGCGGCAGACAGGCGAGCGTCGCGGCAGGCAGGGCAAGAAAATATTCCAAATTCCGTCCAAAGCCGACCCTCCTCGAAAGGTCAGACAAATCGCTCAACAGCAAAGACACGTTCACTGAAGAGGGGAGTGAATGAGTAACAGTCTGCTCACATCTCAGATCGGACAGCGGATATCCCTTCCTGGACATTTCGATGTTCCCGTGATTCTCGAGGATGCGCGTCCGCTCGGTCCTGATGATTCGGCAGGTTATGAGTGTCGTGTTCGACTTCCCGACGGCTCTTTAGAAGAGGCCGTCATCTCCGCGGAAGAGTTCTTGGCTGTCATTGGAAAGGGGCCTGACGAAGCCAAAGCAGAAACTCCTGTGGACGCCGAGAAGCTTCGACTCCTGATCGAGTCGACCCGAATCCGTCTGGCTTATGCCCATGACCAACAGTTTGCCGTAAGTCTTTCGGGCATCCGCGCCCACAAGATCGCAGATGTTGCCACCGGCGATGTCTTTGTCAAGAGAGTCGAGGTCAAAGGACGCCTGCGGGGGCAGCCGGTCAGGCTGACCACCAACGAGTGGTATAAGGCGGCGCAACTTGCCGAGACCTACTGGCTCTATGTTGTGTGGGATCCCTTGAGTGATTCCCCCGAAATCGTGCGCATCCACAATCCCATTGCCAAGCTCGACCACGCCAAGAGTGAGATCGTGGCTGCAAGGTTCTATGAAATACCGACAGAGGCTGTGATGACGGTAGCATCTCAAGGGATGGGATAAGTTAATGGAACGCCATGAATTAACAG
This window of the Syntrophorhabdaceae bacterium genome carries:
- a CDS encoding DUF3883 domain-containing protein; this encodes MSNSLLTSQIGQRISLPGHFDVPVILEDARPLGPDDSAGYECRVRLPDGSLEEAVISAEEFLAVIGKGPDEAKAETPVDAEKLRLLIESTRIRLAYAHDQQFAVSLSGIRAHKIADVATGDVFVKRVEVKGRLRGQPVRLTTNEWYKAAQLAETYWLYVVWDPLSDSPEIVRIHNPIAKLDHAKSEIVAARFYEIPTEAVMTVASQGMG